A window of the Citrus sinensis cultivar Valencia sweet orange chromosome 9, DVS_A1.0, whole genome shotgun sequence genome harbors these coding sequences:
- the LOC127899877 gene encoding uncharacterized protein LOC127899877: protein MAVDVKDALFSMHPDKAPGPDGMNPAFYQKFWHIVGRDISYACLQFIANKELPMALNKTLIVLIPKKAHPEVLLDMRPIALSNVLYKIIAKMLANRLKLVLDTVISNPQSAFDPGRAITDNILISAEIMHFLKRKRQGNEGVAALKIDMAKAYDRVEWDFLRAIMLKIGFAAEWVQLIMLCITTISYNVLRDGNKCVNYAKSSISFSMNVKEDIVQQICSILGVTATSNHGPYLGLPSHIGRKRSDVFHFVKETVWKKLQGWSMKYLSRAGKEILLKTVAQAVPNFLINIYLLPLELCKELEIMMNSFWWAGGIGFKKLRAFNLAMLGKQGWRLLTKPNSLVAQIFKARYYSRTTFAEATLGHNPSYAWRLIMAAKQVVINGSRIQIGDGKQTFIGTDPWLPDSECGFTSTVLSEHVQSAPVSSLIVPSTRTWDHDILNDIFDDRDKNLILKIPLSERRTADLWYWMREPKGAYTVRSSYKNRNAMVWRGKSIGHDAVCWETPLGGRLKCNVDAAVFDSRGQIGLGSVIRDSTGAFVAARCRCICG, encoded by the exons ATGGCTGTTGATGTCAAGGATGCTCTGTTCAGTATGCACCCCGATAAAGCGCCAGGACCTGACGGTATGAATCCAGCTTTCTACCAGAAATTTTGGCATATTGTGGGGAGGGATATTTCATATGCTTGTCTTCAATTTATAGCAAACAAAGAATTACCTATGgctttaaataaaacattgattGTGTTGATCCCTAAGAAAGCTCATCCTGAGGTTTTACTAGACATGCGGCCAATTGCTTTGTCCAATgttctttataaaattattgccAAGATGTTAGCTAATCGGTTGAAGCTTGTCCTCGACACTGTCATCTCTAATCCTCAAAGCGCTTTTGATCCCGGTAGAGCCATAACGGACAATATTTTAATCTCAGCCGAAATtatgcattttttaaaaaggaaacgGCAAGGAAATGAGGGGGTAGCAGCACTGAAAATTGACATGGCTAAGGCCTACGATCgtgttgaatgggattttCTCCGAGCTATAATGTTGAAGATAGGGTTTGCTGCTGAATGGGTCCAGCTGATTATGCTCTGTATTACCACAATAAGCTATAATGTGCTGAGGGATGGTAATAAA TGTGTTAACTATGCCAAATCTTCTATCTCGTTTAGTATGAATGTAAAAGAAGATATTGTTCAACAAATCTGCAGTATTCTTGGGGTTACGGCAACTAGCAATCATGGGCCATATTTGGGGCTACCCTCACATATTGGTAGAAAGCGCAGTGATGTTTTTCACTTTGTTAAGGAGACAGTCTGGAAGAAGCTTCAAGGGTGGAGTATGAAGTATTTATCTAGAGCGGGAAAGGAGATTCTATTGAAGACTGTTGCTCAAGCCGTgccaaattttttgataaacaTCTACTTGCTACCTCTTGAGCTTTGTAAGGAGCTAGAAATCATGATGAACTCCTTTTGGTGGG CTGGGGGAATTGGTTTTAAAAAGCTCCGTGCATTTAATCTTGCTATGTTGGGGAAGCAGGGCTGGAGATTGCTGACTAAACCAAATTCTTTAGTTGCCCAAATCTTCAAAGCAAGATATTACTCTCGCACTACTTTTGCCGAAGCTACTTTGGGGCATAATCCTAGTTATGCATGGAGGTTAATTATGGCAGCAAAGCAGGTTGTTATTAATGGTAGCCGTATTCAAATAGGGGATGGTAAGCAAACATTTATCGGAACGGATCCTTGGCTTCCTGACAGTGAGTGTGGATTTACTAGTACAGTGTTGAGTGAGCATGTTCAATCTGCTCCAGTTAGTTCATTAATAGTCCCTAGCACTAGAACTTGGGATCATGATATCCTTAACGACATCTTTGATGACCGGGATAAGAATTTGATACTAAAGATTCCCCTGAGTGAGAGAAGAACTGCGGACCTATGGTATTGGATGCGTGAGCCTAAAGGAGCTTACACTGTACGCAGTAGTTATAAG AATCGGAATGCTATGGTTTGGAGAGGAAAATCTATTG GTCATGATGCAGTTTGTTGGGAAACTCCTCTAGGTGGCAGATTAAAGTGCAATGTTGATGCAGCCGTGTTTGATTCTAGAGGGCAGATTGGGCTGGGCAGCGTTATTCGAGATTCAACGGGTGCTTTTGTGGCAGCTAGGTGTCGTTGTATTTGTGGATGA
- the LOC102614049 gene encoding DNA gyrase subunit B, chloroplastic/mitochondrial-like isoform X3, which translates to MARLLLKAPYLHIRVLMASRCFCSFSSSLFFKPRTNFAIRGVSSQVLTRSNVVLPRAFLSSSIATEAFKENPVSKTYGSEQIQVLEGLEAVRKRPAMYIGSTGPRGLHHLVYEILDNAVDEAQAGYASNIEVALLADNSVSVADNGRGIPIDLHPATNKSALETVLTVLHAGGKFGGSSSGYSVSGGLHGVGLSVVNALSELTIALRKEDSDPEKNQYNEYFFAGGLEEYVQWLNTDKKPLHDVVGFRKDVDGITIDLALQWCSDAYSDTMLGYANSIRTIDGGTHIEGVKASLTRTLNSLGKKSKTVKDKDISLSGEHVREGLTCIISVRVPNPEFEGQTKTRLGNPEVRKVVDQSVQEYLTEYLELHPDVLDSILSKSLSALKAALAAKRARDLVRQKSVLRSSSLPGKLADCSSTTPEESEIFIVEGDSAGGSAKQGRDRRFQAILPLRGKILNVERKDEAAMYKNEEIQNLIRALGLGVKGEDFKKEALRYHKIIILTDADVDGAHIRTLLLTFFYRYQKTLFDEGCIYVGVPPLYKVERGKQVQYCYDDAELKKVKSSFPSNALYSIQRFKGLGEMMPVQLWETTLNPEQRMLKQLVIEDAAEANVVFSSLMGARVDTRKELIQNAANLVNLDHLDI; encoded by the exons ATGGCGCGTCTTCTTCTGAAAGCTCCTTATCTTCATATTCGCGTGCTCATGGCCTCTCGTTGTTTCTGCTCTTTTAGctcctctctcttttttaaacctag GACAAATTTTGCGATAAGAGGAGTTTCGAGTCAAGTTTTAACTCGGAGCAATGTGGTTTTACCGAGGGCATTCTTGTCGTCTAGCATTGCGACAGAagcttttaaagaaaatcccGTCTCTAAGACCTATGGCTCCGAACAAATTCAg GTGCTTGAAGGTTTAGAAGCTGTTAGAAAACGGCCAGCAATGTACATTGGAAGCACAGGCCCTCGTGGTTTGCATCATTTG GTGTATGAAATATTGGATAATGCTGTCGATGAGGCCCAAGCAGGATATGCTTCAAACATAGAAGTTGCTTTGCTTGCAGATAATTCTGTGAGTGTTGCTGACAATGGTCGTGGG ATTCCTATTGACTTGCATCCAGCCACAAACAAATCTGCCTTGGAGACTGTATTAACG GTCTTACATGCAGGTGGCAAATTTGGTGGTTCTAGTAGTGGTTACAGTGTATCTGGCGGATTACATGGTGTGGGTTTATCCGTCGTTAATGCCTTGTCTGAG CTTACTATCGCTCTTAGGAAAGAGGACAGTGATCCAGAGAAAAACCAGTATAATGAATATTTCTTTGCCGGAGGTTTGGAGGAATATGTACAATGGCTCAATACCGATAAG AAACCACTTCATGATGTTGTGGGCTTCAGAAAAGATGTAGATGGAATCACAATCGATTTAGCTCTCCAATG GTGTTCGGATGCATATTCAGATACTATGTTGGGATATGCGAATAGCATACGTACCATTGATGGTGGCACCCATATAGAAGGGGTGAAGGCTTCATTGACAAGAACTCTCAACAGTCTTGGAAAGAAGTCAAAAACTGTCAAG GATAAGGATATTAGTTTAAGCGGTGAACATGTTAGAGAGGGACTGACATGCATTATCTCAGTGAGAGTTCCGAATCCAGAATTTGAAGGACAAACAAAG ACAAGGTTAGGAAATCCAGAGGTGCGGAAAGTGGTTGATCAATCTGTTCAGGAATATCTTACTGAATACTTAGAGTTGCATCCAGATGTACTTGATTCAATCCTTTCCAAGTCTCTGAGTGCGCTTAag GCAGCTCTGGCAGCAAAGAGGGCAAGGGACTTAGTGAGACAAAAGAGTGTGCTGAGATCTTCATCGCTTCCAGGAAAATTGGCAGATTGCTCGTCTACAACTCCTGAAGAATCTG aaatttttattgttgaagGCGATTCTGCTGGTGGAAGTGCAAAACAAGGACGTGATAGACGTTTTCAG GCTATTCTTCCGCTGAGaggtaaaattttaaatgttgaaaGAAAGGATGAGGCAGCAATGTACAAGAATGAAGAAATTCAGAATCTAATTCGTGCTCTTGGACTTGGAGTAAAG gGAGaggattttaaaaaagagGCTCTGCGTTATCATAAGATCATCATATTAACAGATGCTGACGTCGATGGTGCTCACATCCGAACACTGTTATTGACATTTTTCTACAGATATCAG AAAACCTTATTTGATGAAGGTTGCATTTATGTCGGTGTTCCACCCCTCTACAAG GTTGAGAGGGGAAAGCAAGTACAGTACTGCTATGATGATGCAGAGCTAAAGAAGGTCAAGAGCTCCTTCCCTTCAAATGCTTTGTATAGCATTCAGAGGTTCAAAG GCCTGGGAGAGATGATGCCTGTGCAGTTGTGGGAGACAACATTGAACCCAGAGCAAAGAATGCTTAAGCAACTGGTGATTGAGGATGCAGCAGAAGCAAATGTTGTTTTCTCCTCCCTCATGGGGGCCAGG gtgGACACTCGGAAGGAACTCATCCAGAATGCTGCAAACCTCGTAAACCTGGATCATCTTGATATTTAG
- the LOC102614049 gene encoding DNA gyrase subunit B, chloroplastic/mitochondrial-like isoform X1 — MARLLLKAPYLHIRVLMASRCFCSFSSSLFFKPRTNFAIRGVSSQVLTRSNVVLPRAFLSSSIATEAFKENPVSKTYGSEQIQVLEGLEAVRKRPAMYIGSTGPRGLHHLVYEILDNAVDEAQAGYASNIEVALLADNSVSVADNGRGIPIDLHPATNKSALETVLTVLHAGGKFGGSSSGYSVSGGLHGVGLSVVNALSESLEVTVWRDGMEYHQKYSRGKPVTTLTCHVLPVDSKDRQGTRIRFWPDKQVFTTAIQFDHNTIAGRIRELAFLNPKLTIALRKEDSDPEKNQYNEYFFAGGLEEYVQWLNTDKKPLHDVVGFRKDVDGITIDLALQWCSDAYSDTMLGYANSIRTIDGGTHIEGVKASLTRTLNSLGKKSKTVKDKDISLSGEHVREGLTCIISVRVPNPEFEGQTKTRLGNPEVRKVVDQSVQEYLTEYLELHPDVLDSILSKSLSALKAALAAKRARDLVRQKSVLRSSSLPGKLADCSSTTPEESEIFIVEGDSAGGSAKQGRDRRFQAILPLRGKILNVERKDEAAMYKNEEIQNLIRALGLGVKGEDFKKEALRYHKIIILTDADVDGAHIRTLLLTFFYRYQKTLFDEGCIYVGVPPLYKVERGKQVQYCYDDAELKKVKSSFPSNALYSIQRFKGLGEMMPVQLWETTLNPEQRMLKQLVIEDAAEANVVFSSLMGARVDTRKELIQNAANLVNLDHLDI; from the exons ATGGCGCGTCTTCTTCTGAAAGCTCCTTATCTTCATATTCGCGTGCTCATGGCCTCTCGTTGTTTCTGCTCTTTTAGctcctctctcttttttaaacctag GACAAATTTTGCGATAAGAGGAGTTTCGAGTCAAGTTTTAACTCGGAGCAATGTGGTTTTACCGAGGGCATTCTTGTCGTCTAGCATTGCGACAGAagcttttaaagaaaatcccGTCTCTAAGACCTATGGCTCCGAACAAATTCAg GTGCTTGAAGGTTTAGAAGCTGTTAGAAAACGGCCAGCAATGTACATTGGAAGCACAGGCCCTCGTGGTTTGCATCATTTG GTGTATGAAATATTGGATAATGCTGTCGATGAGGCCCAAGCAGGATATGCTTCAAACATAGAAGTTGCTTTGCTTGCAGATAATTCTGTGAGTGTTGCTGACAATGGTCGTGGG ATTCCTATTGACTTGCATCCAGCCACAAACAAATCTGCCTTGGAGACTGTATTAACG GTCTTACATGCAGGTGGCAAATTTGGTGGTTCTAGTAGTGGTTACAGTGTATCTGGCGGATTACATGGTGTGGGTTTATCCGTCGTTAATGCCTTGTCTGAG TCATTAGAAGTTACAGTTTGGCGCGATGGAATGGAATACCACCAGAAATATTCTCGCGGGAAGCCTGTGACAACTCTGACATGTCATGTCCTTCCAGTTGATTCAAAGGATCGCCAAGGGACACGCATAAGATTTTGGCCTGATAAACAAG TATTCACTACTGCTATTCAGTTTGACCATAATACAATAGCTGGAAGAATTAGGGAGCTTGCTTTCCTAAACCCTAAG CTTACTATCGCTCTTAGGAAAGAGGACAGTGATCCAGAGAAAAACCAGTATAATGAATATTTCTTTGCCGGAGGTTTGGAGGAATATGTACAATGGCTCAATACCGATAAG AAACCACTTCATGATGTTGTGGGCTTCAGAAAAGATGTAGATGGAATCACAATCGATTTAGCTCTCCAATG GTGTTCGGATGCATATTCAGATACTATGTTGGGATATGCGAATAGCATACGTACCATTGATGGTGGCACCCATATAGAAGGGGTGAAGGCTTCATTGACAAGAACTCTCAACAGTCTTGGAAAGAAGTCAAAAACTGTCAAG GATAAGGATATTAGTTTAAGCGGTGAACATGTTAGAGAGGGACTGACATGCATTATCTCAGTGAGAGTTCCGAATCCAGAATTTGAAGGACAAACAAAG ACAAGGTTAGGAAATCCAGAGGTGCGGAAAGTGGTTGATCAATCTGTTCAGGAATATCTTACTGAATACTTAGAGTTGCATCCAGATGTACTTGATTCAATCCTTTCCAAGTCTCTGAGTGCGCTTAag GCAGCTCTGGCAGCAAAGAGGGCAAGGGACTTAGTGAGACAAAAGAGTGTGCTGAGATCTTCATCGCTTCCAGGAAAATTGGCAGATTGCTCGTCTACAACTCCTGAAGAATCTG aaatttttattgttgaagGCGATTCTGCTGGTGGAAGTGCAAAACAAGGACGTGATAGACGTTTTCAG GCTATTCTTCCGCTGAGaggtaaaattttaaatgttgaaaGAAAGGATGAGGCAGCAATGTACAAGAATGAAGAAATTCAGAATCTAATTCGTGCTCTTGGACTTGGAGTAAAG gGAGaggattttaaaaaagagGCTCTGCGTTATCATAAGATCATCATATTAACAGATGCTGACGTCGATGGTGCTCACATCCGAACACTGTTATTGACATTTTTCTACAGATATCAG AAAACCTTATTTGATGAAGGTTGCATTTATGTCGGTGTTCCACCCCTCTACAAG GTTGAGAGGGGAAAGCAAGTACAGTACTGCTATGATGATGCAGAGCTAAAGAAGGTCAAGAGCTCCTTCCCTTCAAATGCTTTGTATAGCATTCAGAGGTTCAAAG GCCTGGGAGAGATGATGCCTGTGCAGTTGTGGGAGACAACATTGAACCCAGAGCAAAGAATGCTTAAGCAACTGGTGATTGAGGATGCAGCAGAAGCAAATGTTGTTTTCTCCTCCCTCATGGGGGCCAGG gtgGACACTCGGAAGGAACTCATCCAGAATGCTGCAAACCTCGTAAACCTGGATCATCTTGATATTTAG
- the LOC102614049 gene encoding DNA gyrase subunit B, chloroplastic/mitochondrial-like isoform X2, whose product MARLLLKAPYLHIRVLMASRCFCSFSSSLFFKPRTNFAIRGVSSQVLTRSNVVLPRAFLSSSIATEAFKENPVSKTYGSEQIQVLEGLEAVRKRPAMYIGSTGPRGLHHLVYEILDNAVDEAQAGYASNIEVALLADNSIPIDLHPATNKSALETVLTVLHAGGKFGGSSSGYSVSGGLHGVGLSVVNALSESLEVTVWRDGMEYHQKYSRGKPVTTLTCHVLPVDSKDRQGTRIRFWPDKQVFTTAIQFDHNTIAGRIRELAFLNPKLTIALRKEDSDPEKNQYNEYFFAGGLEEYVQWLNTDKKPLHDVVGFRKDVDGITIDLALQWCSDAYSDTMLGYANSIRTIDGGTHIEGVKASLTRTLNSLGKKSKTVKDKDISLSGEHVREGLTCIISVRVPNPEFEGQTKTRLGNPEVRKVVDQSVQEYLTEYLELHPDVLDSILSKSLSALKAALAAKRARDLVRQKSVLRSSSLPGKLADCSSTTPEESEIFIVEGDSAGGSAKQGRDRRFQAILPLRGKILNVERKDEAAMYKNEEIQNLIRALGLGVKGEDFKKEALRYHKIIILTDADVDGAHIRTLLLTFFYRYQKTLFDEGCIYVGVPPLYKVERGKQVQYCYDDAELKKVKSSFPSNALYSIQRFKGLGEMMPVQLWETTLNPEQRMLKQLVIEDAAEANVVFSSLMGARVDTRKELIQNAANLVNLDHLDI is encoded by the exons ATGGCGCGTCTTCTTCTGAAAGCTCCTTATCTTCATATTCGCGTGCTCATGGCCTCTCGTTGTTTCTGCTCTTTTAGctcctctctcttttttaaacctag GACAAATTTTGCGATAAGAGGAGTTTCGAGTCAAGTTTTAACTCGGAGCAATGTGGTTTTACCGAGGGCATTCTTGTCGTCTAGCATTGCGACAGAagcttttaaagaaaatcccGTCTCTAAGACCTATGGCTCCGAACAAATTCAg GTGCTTGAAGGTTTAGAAGCTGTTAGAAAACGGCCAGCAATGTACATTGGAAGCACAGGCCCTCGTGGTTTGCATCATTTG GTGTATGAAATATTGGATAATGCTGTCGATGAGGCCCAAGCAGGATATGCTTCAAACATAGAAGTTGCTTTGCTTGCAGATAATTCT ATTCCTATTGACTTGCATCCAGCCACAAACAAATCTGCCTTGGAGACTGTATTAACG GTCTTACATGCAGGTGGCAAATTTGGTGGTTCTAGTAGTGGTTACAGTGTATCTGGCGGATTACATGGTGTGGGTTTATCCGTCGTTAATGCCTTGTCTGAG TCATTAGAAGTTACAGTTTGGCGCGATGGAATGGAATACCACCAGAAATATTCTCGCGGGAAGCCTGTGACAACTCTGACATGTCATGTCCTTCCAGTTGATTCAAAGGATCGCCAAGGGACACGCATAAGATTTTGGCCTGATAAACAAG TATTCACTACTGCTATTCAGTTTGACCATAATACAATAGCTGGAAGAATTAGGGAGCTTGCTTTCCTAAACCCTAAG CTTACTATCGCTCTTAGGAAAGAGGACAGTGATCCAGAGAAAAACCAGTATAATGAATATTTCTTTGCCGGAGGTTTGGAGGAATATGTACAATGGCTCAATACCGATAAG AAACCACTTCATGATGTTGTGGGCTTCAGAAAAGATGTAGATGGAATCACAATCGATTTAGCTCTCCAATG GTGTTCGGATGCATATTCAGATACTATGTTGGGATATGCGAATAGCATACGTACCATTGATGGTGGCACCCATATAGAAGGGGTGAAGGCTTCATTGACAAGAACTCTCAACAGTCTTGGAAAGAAGTCAAAAACTGTCAAG GATAAGGATATTAGTTTAAGCGGTGAACATGTTAGAGAGGGACTGACATGCATTATCTCAGTGAGAGTTCCGAATCCAGAATTTGAAGGACAAACAAAG ACAAGGTTAGGAAATCCAGAGGTGCGGAAAGTGGTTGATCAATCTGTTCAGGAATATCTTACTGAATACTTAGAGTTGCATCCAGATGTACTTGATTCAATCCTTTCCAAGTCTCTGAGTGCGCTTAag GCAGCTCTGGCAGCAAAGAGGGCAAGGGACTTAGTGAGACAAAAGAGTGTGCTGAGATCTTCATCGCTTCCAGGAAAATTGGCAGATTGCTCGTCTACAACTCCTGAAGAATCTG aaatttttattgttgaagGCGATTCTGCTGGTGGAAGTGCAAAACAAGGACGTGATAGACGTTTTCAG GCTATTCTTCCGCTGAGaggtaaaattttaaatgttgaaaGAAAGGATGAGGCAGCAATGTACAAGAATGAAGAAATTCAGAATCTAATTCGTGCTCTTGGACTTGGAGTAAAG gGAGaggattttaaaaaagagGCTCTGCGTTATCATAAGATCATCATATTAACAGATGCTGACGTCGATGGTGCTCACATCCGAACACTGTTATTGACATTTTTCTACAGATATCAG AAAACCTTATTTGATGAAGGTTGCATTTATGTCGGTGTTCCACCCCTCTACAAG GTTGAGAGGGGAAAGCAAGTACAGTACTGCTATGATGATGCAGAGCTAAAGAAGGTCAAGAGCTCCTTCCCTTCAAATGCTTTGTATAGCATTCAGAGGTTCAAAG GCCTGGGAGAGATGATGCCTGTGCAGTTGTGGGAGACAACATTGAACCCAGAGCAAAGAATGCTTAAGCAACTGGTGATTGAGGATGCAGCAGAAGCAAATGTTGTTTTCTCCTCCCTCATGGGGGCCAGG gtgGACACTCGGAAGGAACTCATCCAGAATGCTGCAAACCTCGTAAACCTGGATCATCTTGATATTTAG
- the LOC102613744 gene encoding uncharacterized protein LOC102613744 → METIKITKKHHKHLNNPFPSTPKSLPLIQGSLAFNCEKLSSHQIFTIGNDFEILWSSNNGGCLSISHQSKPARPLWSSIPGKAFVSAALAETLVEESRGSFVIKDRHIHLLCQDQTIDDIRVINDQFHFDGPFTLHQNVQFPLVLITGWIFSKKIKKTNQSYVIYNKKDIQFETKAGYWLLFDQKTSHQIGFELKLGQPNFAIRQRRMGRIRIRKRNLGWCWSLTRPKGFVRISSTETENQPAAELKIPIPQHREFNRVFLTYSSEGNERFYGFGEQFSHMDFKGKRVPIFVQEQGIGRGDQPITFAANLVSYRAGGDWSTTYAPSPFYMTSKMRSVYLQGYDYSVFDLTRVDRVQIQIHGNSVQGRILHGNSPCELIEHFTETIGRPPELPDWIVSGAVAGMQGGTDAVRRVWDALRSYQVPVSAFWLQDWVGQRETLIGSQLWWNWEVDTTRYKGWKQLLKDLNAHHVKVMTYCNPCLAPSHEKPNRRRNLFEEAKKLDILVKDKNGEQYLVPNTAFDVGMLDLTHPDTASWFKQVLQEMVEDGVRGWMADFGEGLPVDAILYSGEDPISAHNRYPELWAQINREFVEEWKDKCTGTKREDTKEDLVFFMRAGFRDSPKWGMLFWEGDQMVSWQANDGIKSAVVGLLSSGLSGYAFNHSDIGGYCAVNLPLIKYRRSEELLLRWMELNAFTTVFRTHEGNKPSFNSQFYSNQQTLSHFARFAKVYRAWKFYRIKLVKEASQKGLPVCRHLFLHYPDDDKVQRLSYQQFLVGTEILVVPILDKGKKKVRVYFPVGETSTWQHIWTEKIFTGKGSEAWVEAPIGYPAVFVKADSIVGETFRKNLRNSDIL, encoded by the exons ATGGAAACTATCAAAATCACCAAAAAGCACCATAAACACCTTAACAATCCATTTCCATCAACCCCAAAATCTCTGCCATTAATCCAAGGATCTCTTGCCTTCAATTGTGAAAAACTGTCTTCTCACCAAATATTCACAATCGGTAACGATTTTGAGATTCTTTGGAGTTCAAACAATGGTGGGTGTCTCTCAATTTCTCATCAATCTAAGCCAGCAAGACCCCTATGGTCTAGCATCCCAGGAAAAGCCTTTGTCTCTGCAGCACTGGCTGAGACTCTGGTGGAAGAAAGCAGAGGCTCTTTCGTTATCAAAGACAGACATATTCATTTGCTTTGTCAGGATCAAACTATTGATGACATAAGAGTGATCAATGATCAGTTCCACTTTGACGGTCCTTTTACTTTACATCAGAATGTCCAGTTCCCCCTTGTGCTTATAACAGGATGGATTTTCAGTAAAAAGATTAAGAAGACAAATCAAAGTTATGTGATTTATAACAAGAAGGATATACAATTTGAAACAAAGGCAGGATATTGGTTACTGTTTGATCAAAAGACTAGTCACCAAATCGGATTTGAATTGAAGCTTGGTCAACCCAACTTTGCGATCAGGCAGAGGAGAATGGGTCGGATTCGGATCCGGAAGAGAAATCTTGGATGGTGTTGGTCGCTTACAAGGCCAAAAGGGTTTGTAAGAATTTCCTCAACAGAGACTGAGAACCAGCCAGCGGCGGAGTTGAAGATTCCAATTCCACAGCATAGAGAATTCAACAGGGTGTTTTTGACATATTCAAGTGAAGGAAATGAGAGATTCTATGGTTTCGGAGAGCAGTTTTCTCATATGGATTTCAAAGGCAAAAGGGTTCCCATTTTTGTTCAAGAACAAGGCATTGGAAGAGGAGACCAACCTATTACTTTTGCTGCCAATTTGGTTAGCTACAG GGCCGGGGGTGATTGGAGTACCACTTATGCTCCATCTCCATTTTATATGACTTCCAAAATGAGGTCTGTTTACCTTCAAGGATATGATTATTCGGTGTTTGATCTCACAAGAGTTGATAGAGTTCAGATACAG ATACATGGAAATTCAGTTCAGGGAAGGATATTGCATGGAAACTCACCTTGTGAGCTCATTGAACACTTCACAGAAACTATTGGGAGGCCTCCTGAGCTTCCCGATTGGATCGTATCTGGAGCTGTAGCTGGAATGCAGGGTGGTACAGATGCTGTACGTCGTGTCTGGGATGCACTTAGGAGTTATCAAGTTCCAGTTTCAGCATTTTGGTTGCAG GATTGGGTGGGTCAACGGGAGACATTGATTGGATCACAACTGTGGTGGAATTGGGAAGTGGATACAACAAGATATAAGGGATGGAAACAACTTCTTAAAGATCTCAACGCTCATCATGTTAAAGTGATGACATACTGCAATCCTTGTTTGGCACCA TCTCATGAGAAGCCAAATAGAAGGAGAAATCTTTTTGAGGAGGCCAAGAAGTTGGACATACTGGTAAAAGATAAGAATGGTGAACAATACCTAGTTCCAAACACAGCTTTTGATGTGGGAATGTTGGATTTGACACACCCAGATACAGCAAGTTGGTTCAAGCAGGTTTTACAAGAAATGGTGGAAGATGGAGTTAGAGGATGGATGGCCGATTTTGGTGAAGGCTTGCCTGTGGATGCCATCCTTTATTCAG GTGAAGATCCTATTTCAGCCCATAACAGATACCCAGAACTATGGGCCCAAATTAACCGAGAGTTTGTGGAAGAATGGAAAGATAAATGTACAGGTACAAAGAGGGAAGACACAAAAGAGGATTTGGTTTTTTTCATGAGAGCAGGTTTTAGAGATAGTCCCAAATGGGGGATGCTGTTTTGGGAAGGAGACCAAATGGTAAGTTGGCAAGCTAATGATGGGATAAAGAGTGCTGTTGTTGGCTTACTGAGCAGTGGACTTTCTGGTTATGCTTTTAACCACAGTGATATTGGAGGTTACTGTGCAGTAAACTTACCTCTAATCAAATACAGAAGAAGTGAAGAGTTGCTGTTGCGATGGATGGAGCTAAATGCTTTCACCACCGTTTTCCGGACCCATGaa GGAAACAAACCATCCTTCAACAGCCAGTTCTACTCAAACCAACAAACGTTATCCCATTTTGCACGATTTGCTAAAGTATATAGAGCATGGAAATTCTACAGAATCAAACTTGTAAAG GAGGCTTCTCAGAAAGGTCTTCCTGTATGCCGTCACCTATTTCTCCACTACCCAGATGATGACAAGGTGCAGAGATTGAGTTACCAGCAGTTTTTGGTGGGTACTGAGATCTTAGTTGTGCCAATCCTAGacaaaggaaagaagaaaGTCAGAGTTTATTTTCCAGTTGGGGAAACCAGCACTTGGCAACATATTTGGACGGAAAAGATATTTACAGGGAAAGGTTCTGAAGCTTGGGTGGAAGCTCCAATTGGCTATCCTGCTGTATTTGTTAAGGCTGATTCCATTGTTGGAGAAACTTTTAGGAAAAACCTAAGAAATTCAGACATTCTTTAA